One Thermoproteota archaeon DNA segment encodes these proteins:
- a CDS encoding glycosyltransferase family 4 protein, translating to MARVAISETEMLRREGFNASIASIVRSRDEWPLFEERGIKPLYFFGDEIFGRIFHGILPFQRMNLLDRYRYLILHNLPSAIIIRRHKALTRSIKILYLHDPHSYSLTGSILGYILSSNKALMMRAEKDILKRIDMVLVNSISSLNKLKQIHCRGILSKVRVLYPTVNVPLDRREIRTEREGYIIILGRIDHEAFINLAKIARLVKWKIVIAGYGNKMNPNFRRILELYRDLIKRGREVRVVLSPSDREVTNLLKNANLFVYPGHENFNMSAMESMSVGTPVLVADTSGVCELMPFDLRESLCLPKHSTSMWVERINEIMRGDPLSLGMKCWEVTRRYNLSSHMNEMLSIINRLGDRHA from the coding sequence GTGGCAAGGGTAGCTATTTCCGAGACCGAGATGTTGAGAAGGGAGGGCTTCAACGCGTCCATAGCCTCTATCGTTAGGAGCAGAGACGAATGGCCCTTATTCGAGGAAAGGGGAATCAAACCACTATATTTTTTTGGCGACGAAATCTTCGGAAGGATTTTCCATGGAATACTCCCATTCCAGCGGATGAACTTGTTAGACCGTTATAGGTATCTGATCCTCCATAATCTACCCTCCGCAATCATCATAAGGAGACATAAGGCCCTTACACGATCAATTAAGATACTCTACCTCCATGATCCCCATTCATACTCGCTTACAGGATCTATCCTAGGCTATATACTCTCTAGTAATAAGGCTCTAATGATGAGAGCAGAGAAGGATATACTCAAGCGGATTGATATGGTTCTTGTTAACAGCATATCCTCACTCAACAAATTAAAACAGATTCATTGCCGCGGTATCCTCTCGAAGGTCAGAGTTCTCTATCCCACTGTGAATGTCCCACTCGACAGGAGAGAGATTAGGACCGAGAGGGAGGGCTACATAATCATCTTGGGGAGGATTGACCATGAAGCATTCATAAATCTCGCTAAAATAGCAAGATTAGTCAAGTGGAAAATCGTAATAGCTGGCTATGGTAATAAAATGAATCCTAATTTTCGAAGAATACTGGAGCTCTATAGAGATCTAATCAAGAGAGGGAGGGAGGTAAGGGTAGTGCTCTCTCCCTCTGATAGAGAAGTCACTAATCTGCTGAAAAACGCTAACCTATTCGTTTACCCGGGACACGAGAACTTCAATATGAGTGCTATGGAGTCAATGTCCGTGGGGACCCCCGTATTAGTGGCAGACACATCGGGTGTATGCGAGTTGATGCCCTTCGACCTAAGAGAGAGCTTATGCCTTCCTAAACACAGCACTAGTATGTGGGTTGAGAGAATAAACGAGATAATGAGAGGTGATCCCCTTAGCTTGGGAATGAAGTGTTGGGAGGTAACTAGGCGATATAACCTGAGCAGCCATATGAATGAAATGCTGAGCATAATCAACCGCTTAGGTGATCGACATGCCTAG